AAAAGTATATTTCCGGAATCTGCGGGCCTTACTGTCTTAAACAAAGTTTCGGATTCTGTCGTTGGTGCTTCTACCTCTGGGCGACGGCATGCCTACTCCTACATAAGAGGAATTCGAGTCAAAGTTACGTTGAATTCTGATTTGCAGATTGTTACAGCATTCCCAGACTGAATTTGGAGACAATATGAGCCTTAATAACGCAATCGATTGGTTTGATCAAATCTGGGAAGAGTTTAGACAGGACGACACTCGAAGCACAGATGGGGTTCCCTATGCGATTAACAAAGAGATCGAAAAAACGCCTTTACTCGTTAACCACGTGATCGATGAGTTTATTCGCGAAGAAGACCTCGAACTAAAGGAAGTCCTCGCCTCCCTCATCGTCTACCACACCCCCTACACCCCCGCCATTGAATGGCTCAGGGACAACTCGGATTGGACCAAAGAGGACTTCGCCGAGTTCGGCATCAATATCGACGACTACTAGTCGAAGACGCTCTTTGTTTTGAAGATTCACTCATGAGTAAGCCCCTAAACCGACAAATCCACGAAAGATACCAGCTCGGCCCGGCTTGCAATCAAGATAGTAATCCATATCTCGTCTTTATTCGCTTTTCTCTGGATCTATTAAGTCAGGGAGGCATCGTCATCACCGACGGAAATGCTCGCTCCAACAACACAGTCTTTAGGGACTTCCAGACTATTGCTGATTTGGACATTCTGGATGTGGCTGCCATTCGGACGGTCAAGTATTCGGGGCAACCTGAAGCCAAGAGGAAAAAACAGGCAGAAATCCTCGTCCCAGATCGCCTAAAAACCAGCCAAATACTTGATTTTATTTGCTATGACCAAAACGCAAAAAATCAAATTCTCGACATTTCGAAGCAATTTGGTGTAAGAAAAAACGTCAAAGTAAACCCGAGCTGGTACTTCGGTACTCGCGGAACAGGTGGTTAGTTTGGTTACTTACGTAAAAGGCGATATCTTTAAGTCTCCAGCACAGGTTCTCACCAATCCTGTTAATTGTGTTGGAGTCATGGGAAAGGGCTTAGCTTTTGCCTTTAAAAACCAATTTCCTGGACTTTTTAAGGATTACAAAACCCGCTGTGACAATAACCAAGTTCTTCCCGGCCAACCTTATTTGTGGGAAAGTGAAACCCATCAGATCTTAAATTTCCCCACCAAAAGACACTGGCGTGACAAATCAGTCCTTCAGGATATCGATGAGGGATTGAAATTCTTGGCCGAAAATTACGAACAAATGGGAATTCAATCCTTGGCTCTGCCCGCCCTTGGCTGTGGACTCGGAGGCTTGCAATGGTCCGAGGTTCAGCCCCTCGTTGAGCAATACCTAGGATCAATCCCTGATCTCGATGTCTATGTATATGCACCAGAGAAGAGTCTCCCTGAAGACAAAGGCTCGCGAAGTGATAAAGATAACTCAGCCGGCGCTGAAGATACTTTTGCTGCCCACCCCTAACTGAGACCCGAAAGCCTTTTACTTACAGTCGTAAAGCCGCTTCATTTTGCAGAGAACTTTCACGCGGTTTGAGACCCGCTGGAAAATATCCTCGTGGGGCTGGCCGATCTCAGACTTGCCGGTGTTCAATCCTGCAAGACCACGGCGTTTCGGGTCCTTTTCGCCACCAGGGAGATACTTTTTGAGATTAAACTTATTAAAGGGGTTCGCGTCCCGTTTGCCTCCACCTAGGCTTGAGGGGCCTCGATACCCACCGCGAGAGTCCACAGGGACTCCACTTACAGAATAACCGCCGCCACCACCGACACCCTTTAAGATGTCAGTATCGTAGCCACCGCCTTGGCCTCCGCCCTGACCGCCATCACCGCCAAAGGGAAAGCCCCCTCCGCCGCCGCCTGAGCCGCCGGTAAAACCGCCACCGTTTTGTGGAACTGCATTGGCTCTTGCTGCCGACCCCATGCCGTCACCAAAAACAGCGTTTTGTTTTTGCGCATCAACAGTCGGAACATTCAGATCACTGCCATCTACTTTGCGAGTGCCAAAGTCCGCCTGGCTAAACCCACTGCCACTTCCGCGATTGACCTGTTGGCCACCGTTCAAGCCTCGGCAAAGAGGATCGTACTGAGCCGCGGGTCCACGACATTTCACACAAATGGGATTAGATGCATTCACCGGATCATTACAGTCGCCGTTAAAGACCGGCTGCTGATCAATATCAGGGAATCCTGTGTTTTGTGCCGTCGCGGCCTTCTCGCACATCTCGGCAAACTTACTGGCCGCTGCACTTTGTACGGCCTGCTGACCCATCGCCGCCACATTGGCATTGTAGCTGGTACAGCGCTCACGACGACCATTGGCTGTCGCCAGCACTGATTGATAATTACCCTTCCAACTGGCAGGGCAGCGCTGGCCTTGGCCATTGTTCGCCCGCCAAACAGTATCTAGCTGATCGCAATCACGAAGGACTTGCTTATATTTGTTCTCCACCTTGCCACAACGATCTTCGCAGCTGCCTTTCTCAGTAAAGCACTTGGCTCCAAGGGCTGTGTTAGCAACCGCTCCACCCATACCGAGTTTTTTCATAAGTTCGCAGTTCTTGGCAATGCCGTCTGGATCATTGCCGTTGCCACTCATGGCATAAACACCAAGAGCACCCATGGCCAGTGATCCAACGGCTGCAACCGAGCCCGCACTCGGACCACTTAAGCCCGAGACACATTGAATGGGATCATTACAACAGATCCGCGCCTTGTTCTGCGAGTCTTCACAGTAGTCACGGTCACTGTTCACTTCAGCTTCCTGGGGAAACCCTGCTGGAGGGCCTTCGCCCACCTGCTGTTGCCCAGGTTGCTGTTCATCAGGATTTCTCGCCTGACTCGTCTCAGGTCGCCCATCAGCTCCACACTTAGGAATCCCTGACTGCTGAAGAGCCGTATTACCCTCTGGATAACAAGTGGGTTTTCCATCAGCATCGCACAATGGGGATGCAGCACCCGCCTGTCTCACATCGTTCACACAAGACGCCGTGGCTGCGCCAGTACCCGGAGCAGCCGGATCCCCTGCCGCAGGATCTCCCACCGGCCTTGCCGCCGGCATGGGCGCCGCAATCGGCGCTGCCTTTTGGTTATCAGCACCATTGGGGCAAGGCATGCCAAACTGACAGTTTCCGGAATCAACTGAACCAACTTCTCCCCCGACAGAGCGACCACCAAACCGGTCCCACTCAATAGGATCCGGAAACTGCACCTGATCCCAACCATAACCATAGCCGGAGAGATCTGAATAGTTCTCATTGTAGTGGACCACATTTGAAGTGCTGAGCTTAAAGGAAGGAGTGAATGAACCATCTGGGTGGCGCTTTCCGCAGTGATCCAAGTGCCTGTCGAACTCATAAGGACAGTGAAGTCCCTGATCACCTTCTTCGGCCCATGTATTGGGGACCACCAAAAATGAGGTCGCCACAAGTAAACACACGGATTTCCAGGAGAACTCGGAAAGAAGCTTCATATTTGTCCCACCCTTAATCGAGCCATGGCAGATCACCTGGCCCAAAGTCTTATCGACTGAGGGGACGCCTCACTTTAGGACAAAACGTGAGCCCAATACATTTGTGATGGTATTAATGGCATCAAGTGGGCCAGTTTGTTAATGGCAAAGGCTTCAAATGCTGCCGAAGTGTTGCTCAGACAGCTCATTTATTGACTTGGATTCATCAGAACTGGCTTGCTGCTTCCGGGACTCTGAAACCCCAGAAGTTCTTTTGATGAACAGGCCAGTAGGGTTGTTAGGCTATTGATGCATTCAGACTAGTTCCTCCCAAATTTACGGCGAAACTCCATAAAGTGGTCGTAGAAGGAGTTCCCATTGATGGCGAAATTTCCCCTTCTATAGAGGTCAAATTCCCCATAGTCTGGAGTGCCTGCAGGATAGTACCCTCGATGAACAGCGACAAAGTGCGGACGATTCGCCGCCAGCATTGCCAGTGCTGAACCAGATGAAATCGAAAACGTATCTCCATCATGGATCACAATACCATTCAACCCATTTAGCTGGTGGTCACTAGGCACTTCATAGAGCTTAAAGGGCTCGCAGTTTTTTTGGACCACGATCTTTTTGTCTCCACTAAAACCAACAGTCATCACAACATTAGGTAAAGTCTTACGATCAATCTTTTTAAAGGGAAGAACTGGCACCTGTTTGTCTTTCGGTACAGCCACGGCCTGGGATTTGATTTCCTTCCAGTTTTGATCTAAAGGTCCCACCCGCGCACCGACTCTTTCCTTCAGCTTGATAAAGGCGTAATCCTTATGAGGCTCTCGCTCCTCATCATTGGTTCCAAACTCATAGTCCTCAATCTCATAGTAACGCCACTCGTAAGGCTCTGCCGGGTTCTTTCTCACACTCTCGGGGACCCATACTTTTACAGAAAAAGTAAACTTTTTGATTTCTTGATCTGTCATCCGTCTACCCGACCGGTGGTCTCGAAATGTATGAGCTGTTGTGATCACCATATCCCCATCCATGACAAGATGGCTCGATGACTGGCAGGGCCCTCCAGCTGGTGTTTTACATGCCCCATCCCGCCCGTCGTAAAACATGGCTCCGACACCATAAAACATCTTATCCACATCAGTGGCGGTGCGGTCATAGGGCAACGGACAGCGGCTATCTCGGCCCATGATGGCCGCAGGAATCACCTGCCCAAACTGCTTTAAGTTTTTCGCCAGGCCCGGCGAGTTGTCGCAGCCCTCGGGATGATAGCCATCGACAGGCTCGGTCCAACGCAAGACTGCCGGTGTGAATTGACCGCCGTAGATAGAGGACCCTCCATCACTAATAACGTAATCACCTCGGTGGGAGCTCGCACTGCCGGCGGCAAGGCTGGTGACAGAAACGGACAAACCAAAGACAAAAATGAGAACTAGAGCAACAGGCCCACGGCCCACTAAAGATCGAGATAATCGATCTAACCGGCGATAGATTTGGTCTACAGGTGATGGGACCTTGTTCATGCTAATTGAGTCTTCCTTTAGTCCTGAATTCCTAGCTAAATCCGTACCAAATCAAAACGATTGAAAGCCCTCAGGCCCCCATCGCTTCGCCCTCAATATCGGGATTTTTCACGCACTTTTGGATTTCTTGGAAAATCGGAGAATATTTTTACACTTCAAATTACATTCTCGACGGACGCCTCAGCCTCGATTCCGAAACTTCGGACAAATCTGTCCGAAAACTCGGACTGGATTTGGCTCAGATCAAAATAAACGAGGTTTAAGGCCTGAGAGCCCCGGCCCTGGCCTTGCTCTATGGGGGGCATCACTGTTTTGGAGCCATCGACAGATGGACTGAATTCTTTCAACAATAAGGGGTTTTGAATATGCGGTGGATATTTGGAGTCATGGCCGTGATCGGATTAGGCACTCCCGAGTTGGCGTGGGCCGACTCTCTGGCTCAGACGGAATTGTGCGAGTTTATGAATCAAGAGACCACAAGGCGAAGTCAGTGGCAGCAAAGCCAAATCGAGGGGATGGAGTTTGAGCTACCCACAATCAAGGAGGGTTGGGCTGGGGCCAATCCCTACGAATCTTGGACAAAGAGCCAATGGAAAGGCAAACATATAGACCCCAATCCCCTGGAGGACATCCAGGAGTTACAGGGCCTCAAGTCCGCTCATAGCCTACTCTCTCATGTGGACAACCCTTGGGAAAAAATGGACCAAAACGTCAAAGAGGTCCTATCCAGTCTTTATCAAAGATCCCAGTCTCTCAATCAATCTAAAGGACTTGTGCGCCAAGTGCTAAAAAAACACGGCTGTAGCTCTGACGTAGTCGATCAATACACCACTTCAGAAATCACCAGCTCAACTGTGCTCCCAGAACTGGCAGAACAGATCGATCCTGCCCTAAAGACTCCTAATTGGTTTGAAAACCAACAACTCGGCTCACTAAGCGAAGGGATAAAAGATAAACTCCTGAAACTCTCCAGAACGGCAGCCTGGGACAAATCAGAGTACAACGCGCCCTGCGCTCAAGCCCTACAGACTGCCGAAACCATATGTTCGGGACTTGTAGGCTCAGAGCAGGTTTACTTCTTTTTGCAGACGCAACAGGAAAACAACAAGAGACCAACTGAGAAATTGGCAGCCGACTCCGGGGAAGACAGCACTCGAAGCGCAAATAACCCACGTGCAGACAATACGAACAGAGTGACAGTTTGTCTGCCATCCGGCGGGACCAGTCCATCGGGCGATGCCAACTACGCCAAGTTCTCGTTCCATAATATGCAAAGATTCGAGCAATACGGATGGCCCAAAATGCTCAAAGGCATTCACAATCAGGTGAGAGATTGCCGGCAAATCAGAAGGCAGAGCTCCTGTAATCTCAAACTCGCCATGCGCGACCTTGAAGAAATCCGGGACCATCAGCTCCAGGACAGTCGTTTTAACCTTAACCCCTCCCCCGAACGCACCTTCCGACGAGCAAACTTCGACCAGGGACTTCCCCACTGCTACATTAAAACACCGGAATGCATGGGCCGTATCGACCAACACCTCAAGAAAAGCGGCTACGATGGCGGGCTCGACGAGTTTTGTCAGTTTCAAACCTCCCCCGCCGATATATGCGGACCCCTGCAATGGACCGAGAACGGGCCGCGAAGGGCGAAGTCCTACGACTACTTGGTCGTTCAAAGTGATCAATTCATCAAAGATCTCCTCGACTCACGAAGCCCCGAAGAATATTATAAGGATCCTGTCACGACCACTATAGTCGCAGGGGGAGTCATCGGAGGTGTAGCCGGTGGGGTCTCGGCAGGGTTGAACAGCAACTGGGATCCGGAATCCATCGGAAAAGGGATCTTGGTCGGATCAGCTACCGGGGCTTTGACAGTCATGAGCGCAGGGACAAACTTTTCCACAGCAATCATTGCCGGAGGATTCTTGTCGGGAGGATCGGACGTTATTCATCAAATATGGATCGAACGAGAAGAAACTATCAATCTGGGCCGAACAGCAAAATCGGTTCTCGTCGGTGGCATTGCTGGGGGTGTAGCGCAAGGGGCGGGAAATCTTGCCTATCACAAAACAAAAGTTCTTCACGAATCTTTCAATACTCTTTCATCAAGGCAGGCTCTTAATGAAGTCCTTGCAAGTGCTACAACTTCCGCATCGGTTGCAGTCGGAACTCAATTCCTTGAGCACCTTGGGGAGTGCAGACCGTGATCTTCCATCATTTCATCATAATTAGAATTCAGATTTTTGAATTGTGCTTACCAGGAAGAAAATATGACAGATGACCAGCTTGTGACGGTTGTCACAATTGCCATACCAGTCCTGTTGATTCTAAACCTGCTTGAACGGCGCAGGATAATGAAGAAGATTTGGGAAGGTGCGGAAAACCGCGGGGCGATCGAAAAAGGGCTCGTTATCAACAGAATTGGATTTGTCCTTGGGATCGCTCTTTTACTCATGTTCTACTATCAGGTCTTTTGGATCGGCCAGCTTGGCCATAGACCGCTCACTCACAGAGAGATTTGTCTGTGGGCGATCGGTCTGTTTGGGCCAGCTCTCGCCGGACTTTCCATTTTCAGACACTTCCTCAAGAAGAAATATAGGGATTCACAAGACCCTGGAGATCTGAGAAGGATTCAGCTCAGACTTTATAGCAACACCTTTTACATTATCTGTTGTTACGCGATCTTGTTCTTTCATCTATTTCAGTACATCCGAATTCTCATGGGATGGGTGGAGTACCCAGAATGAGCAAGGAGCCGTCGTTTGGCTATTGCTCCTGGCAACAAGCCAGGAGCTTGAATACTCCTGCAATCGAGGCACGGCCAGGCCAATCTCCCAAACACTGACAGCGGCTCAGGAAGAGGACCTATCTCCGATGAAATTGACTCAGAGACAACTCGGATAGGACCAAAGAAGACTTCGCCGAGTTCGGCATCACTTCGACGATTACAACGACTAGCTCGTTTTGGGGCGAATATGGGTATCTACTTACAGTCGTAAAGCCGCTTCATTTTGCAGAGAACTTTCACGCGGTTTGAGACCCGCTGGAAAATATCCTCGTGGGGCTGGCCGATCTCAGACTTGCCGGTGTTCAATCCTGCAAGACCACGGCGTTTCGGGTCCTTTTCGCCACCAGGAAGGTAGTTTTTAAGATTAAACTTGTTAAAGGGATTTGGGTCTCTTTTGCCATCACCAAGACTTGATGGTCCGCGATAACCACCGCGAGAGTCCACTGGAACTCCACTTACAGAATAACCGCCTCCACCACCGACACCCTTTAAGATGTCCGTGTCATAGCCGCCACCTTGGCCACCACCCTGACCCCCATCGCCGCCAAAGGGAAAGCCTCCGCCGCCGCCTGAGCCGCCGGTAAAGCCGCCACCATTTTGTGGAACGCCATTGGCTCTTGCAGCCGATCCCATGCCGTCACCAAATACAGCGTTTTGTTTTTGCGCATCAACAGTCGGTACATTCAAGTCACTGCCGTCGACTTTGCGAGTACCAAAGTCCGCCTGGCTAAAGCCACTGCCATTGCCACGGTTGACCTGTTGGCCGCCGTTTAAGCCTCGGCAAAGAGGATCGTACTGAGCCGCAGGGCCACGACACTTCACACAAATGGGATTGGACGCATTCACCGGATCATTACAGTCGCCGTTAAATACAGGCTGCTGATCAATATCTGGAAAACCTGTGTTTTGTGCCGTCGCAGCCTTCTCGCACATCTCAGCAAACTTACTAGCCGCTGCACTTTGTACGGCCTGCTGACCCATGGCTGCTACATTTGCATTATAACTGGTGCAACGTTCACGGCGACCATTGGCAGTGGCAAATACCGATTGATAATTACTCTTCCAACTGGCAGGACACCGCTGACCTTGCCCTTTGTTTTGCCGCCAAACAGTTTCCAATTGGTCACAGTCGCGAAGAACTTGTTTATATTTGTTCTCCACTTTTTCGCAGCGATCTTCGCAAGAGCCCTTTTCAGTAAAACACTTGGCTCCAAGTGCTGTGTTAGCAACAGCGCCACCTTGACCAAGGGCCTTCATCAACTGGCAGTTTTTAGCAATTCCATCGGGATCATTGCCGTTGCCACTCATGGCATAAATGCCGAGGGCACCCATGGCCAGTGATCCAACGGCTGCCACCGAGCCCGCACTCGGACCACTTAAGCCCGAGACACATTGAATGGGATCATTACAACAGATCCGCGCCTTGTTCTGTGAGTCTTCACAGTAGTCACGGTCACTGTTCACTTCAGCTTCCTGGGGAAATCCTGCCGGAGGTCCTTCACCCACTTGCTGCTGTCCGGGTTGCTGTTCGTCAGGGTTTCTGGCCTGACCGGTCTCGGGACGACCGTCGGGTCCACACTTGAGAATTCCTGACTGTTGAAGGGCCGTATTGCCCTCTGGATAACAAGTGGGAGATCCATCCGCATCGCAAAGAGGTGAACCGGCACTAGCCTGCCTCACGTCATTCACACAAGAAGCTGTTGTTGCACCGGCGCCAGGATTCGTCGGATCCGTCTTACTCGGATCACCATTCTCGGGCCTTGCCGCCGGCATCGGTGCCGCAACCGGCGCAGCCTTTTGTGGATCAGCACCGTTGGGGCAAGGCATTCCAAACTGACAAGTAGACGAGGCTCCGAGGGATTCGCCAGCTCGGGGGGCCGATCCAAACCGATCCCACTCAATGGGATCCGGAAACTGCACTTCATCCCAACCCACTCCGTAACCAGAAAGGTTGGAGTAGTTCTCATTGTAGTGGACCACATTCGAAGTGCTCAGTTTGAAGGATGGAGTGAATGAACCATCTGGGTGGCGCTTTCCACAGTGATTCATATGCCTGTCGAACTCATAGGGGCAATGAAGACCCGGATCACCCTCTTCGGCCCAAGTCATGGGGGCCCAAAAGAAAGAAGTCATCGCAAGTAAACACACGGATTTCCAGGAAAACACGGAAAGAAGCTTCATATTTGTCCCACCCTTAATGGGGCCATGGCAGATCACCTGGCCCAAAGTCTTATCGACTGAGGGGACGCCTCACTTTAGAACAATCAGTGATCCAATTGCATTTGTCGAGTAATCACCTCTTCTGGAATCAAATGCTGCCAAAGTGTTGCTCAAAAAACCCTTTTGTTAACTTGGATTAATTAAGACAGATTCTCCGCCTTCTGGATAGCACAACCGCGCGAGGTTCTTTCGAAGACAAGGCCAGGATGATTTCGAAACCTGTAGCACCTTCGGACTAGTTCCGACCCCATTTCCTGCGGAACTCCATAAAGTGGTCATGAAGGGAGTTGCCATCAACTGCAAAATTACCCCTTCGATTTAGGTCAAACTCACCCCTCATATTAGTCCCCTCGGGGTAAAATCCGCGATGAAGAGCAGCAAAATGTGGGCGCCCATCAACTAAGAGGGTCAAAGCCGACCCAGATGACATTGATTCCGTATCCCCATCATGAATAACCAATCCCGGCCAACGGTTAAGCTGATGACCGTTGGGAACATCATAAAACATAAATGGCTGACAATTCTTCTGAACGTCAACTCCTTTGTCGATACTATATCCAACCGTCATTCCTAAATTAGGAACCCTCGAACGGTCAATTTTTTTGAATGGAAGAGGAGGTGGGAGATTACTCTTCGGCACCTCAATTCGCCGATTTCTTATTTCATTCCAGTTGGAGTCCAGAGGTCCAACCATTTCCCCAACTCGATCCCTTAGCTTCAAAAACACATAGTCCTTATTTGGATTTGCATTCTCATCATTGGTTCCGAATTCGTAGTCCTCAATTTCATAATAGCGCCATTCATAGGCGACCTTTGGATCCTGCCTCATCCCCTCCGGAATCCATACCTTTGCTGAAAAAACGTACTTCTTGATCTCAGCATCGCTCATTCGGCGTCCGGAAATCTTGTCACGAAAGGTATGTGCCGTTGTGATCACCATATCCCCATCCATGACCAAATGACTGGTGGTTTGGCAAGGTTTACCGTTGACGGCTCTGCAAGCCCCGTCCCGCCCGTCGTAAAACATCATGCCCACACCATAAAACATCTTGTCCACATCAGTGGCCGTGCGGTCATAGGGCAACGGACAGCGGCTATCTCGGCCCATGATGGCCGCAGGAATCACCTGCCCAAACTGCTTCAAGTTTTTCGCCAGCCCTGGCGAGTTGTCACAGCCCTCGGGATGATAGCCATCGACTGGCTCGGTCCAACGCAAGACTGCAGGGGTGAATTGACCACCATAAATTGAGGAGCCACCGTCACTAATAACGTAATCGCCCCGGCGGGAGTTCGCACTGCCTGCTGCCGTTGCCATTGATGGTAGCACTAGAGCGGAAATTAGATAGGTTGCAAAAACACAAGACAGGCGTCCCATCAATTCCGCCCCCATTTGCGGCGGAATTCCATGAAATGGTCATATATAGAGTTCGATTCAATACCCCAGTTAAAACGATTCCAAATATCAAATTGCCCATGTAATGAGGTTCTGTCTGGATAAAACCCAACATTTACCCCTGCAAAATGGGGTTCCCCATCAACTAACAGCGAATAAGCCATGCCAGATGACATTCCATTTGTATCAGCTTCAACAATAATCGTCCCTGGATACTGCCCCATTCTATGACCATTTGGAGGATCATGAATCGCAAATGGCTGGCAGTTTTTTTGAGGCTCCCACCCCTTATCCTTCTGAAATCCAACGCCCATCCCAATGTTCGGCACCTGTTTCCTATCAAACTTTTTGAATGGGAGGGGACGTACAAGTTTGTCATCGGCGACTCGACGCCTATTGCTTCGGATTTCTCGACCCGAGGAATCCATTGGCGAAACCGTCTGACCAACACGCTCCTTGAGTTTTACAAATGCATAATCCTCCTGAGGCCGATTACGCTCATCACTACCTCCAAACTCAACCGACTCTATCTCATATTCTCTAAACTCATAGGCTTCATTCTTGTTTCGCCTCATTTCTTCTGGAATCCAAACTTTTGAATAGAATCTAAATTCTCTGATTTCCCTGTCAGAAAGTCTGCGCGACTTATCAATCGACCTAAATGTGTGAGCTGTGGTCACCACAATGTCCCCATCAACAACAAGATGGCCAGTTGCTCCACATCTTATACCCGAGGGACTCATACAGGCCGAATCATTGCCCATATAAAAGAATGATCCCACTCCATAAAATTTCCGATCTACGTCAGTCGCTCCCCGGCCGTATGGCAAGGGACATCTGGAATCCTCCCCCATCAATACAACTGGAATTACCTGCCCAAACTGCTTTAAGTTTTTCGCCAGCCCTGGCGAGTTGTCGCAGCCCTCGGGATGATAACCATCGACTGGCTCTGTCCAACGCAAGACTGCAGGGGTGAATTGACCGCCATAGATAGAGGACCCGCCATCACTAATAACGTAATCGCCCCGGCGGGAGTTCACACTGCCGGCGGCAAGACTGGTGACAGAAATGGACAACTGAAAGACCAGAAGCAGAACCAACTCAAAAACAAAACAGCCCCGCAATGACCGAAATAAACGATCTAACTGCCGAGAGATTTGGTCTACTGATGATAGGACGCTGTTCATGCTAATTGAGTCTTCCTTTAGTCCTGATTTCCTAGCTAAATCCGTACCAAATCAAAACGATTCAAAGCCCTTTGGCCCTTACCGCTTCGCCCTCAATATCGGGTTTTTTCACGCCCTTTTGGATTTCTTGGAAAACCGGCGATTTCTTTTACACCTTGATCCTCATCCCCGATGGGTGGGGGCTTCATCCTCGATTCCGAGACTTCGGACTGATTTGTCCGAAGACTCGGACTGGAATTGGCTCAGATTAAAATAAACGAGGTTTAAGGACCACGAGATCTGGTCCTCCCCTTGCTCTATGGGGTTCATTACTGTTTAGAGTTCACCAAGGTGTGGCCTGACTTAAATCAATCTTAAGGGGTTTTGAATATGCGGTGGATATTTGGAGTCATGGCCGTGATCGGATTAGGCACTCCCGAGTTGGCCTGGGCCGAATCTCTGGCTCAGACGGAATTGTGCGAGTTTATGAATCAAGAGACCACAAGGCGAAGTCAGTGGCAGCAAAGCCAAATCGAGGGGATCGAGTTTGAGCTGCCCACTATCAAGGAGGGTTGGGTTGGGGCCAATCACTACGAATCTTGGACAAAGAGCCAATGGAAAGCCAATCATATAGACCCCAATCCGCTGGACGACATCCAGGAGTTACAGGGCCTTAAGTCCG
This is a stretch of genomic DNA from Pseudobdellovibrionaceae bacterium. It encodes these proteins:
- a CDS encoding macro domain-containing protein — translated: MVTYVKGDIFKSPAQVLTNPVNCVGVMGKGLAFAFKNQFPGLFKDYKTRCDNNQVLPGQPYLWESETHQILNFPTKRHWRDKSVLQDIDEGLKFLAENYEQMGIQSLALPALGCGLGGLQWSEVQPLVEQYLGSIPDLDVYVYAPEKSLPEDKGSRSDKDNSAGAEDTFAAHP
- a CDS encoding DUF4433 domain-containing protein — translated: MSKPLNRQIHERYQLGPACNQDSNPYLVFIRFSLDLLSQGGIVITDGNARSNNTVFRDFQTIADLDILDVAAIRTVKYSGQPEAKRKKQAEILVPDRLKTSQILDFICYDQNAKNQILDISKQFGVRKNVKVNPSWYFGTRGTGG